The Candidatus Baltobacteraceae bacterium genome has a window encoding:
- a CDS encoding MFS transporter, with the protein MPDRGRASQPWILAATILGSSLVFIDGTVVAIALPVLQETFHASATSAQWVVEAYTLVLGALMLLAGGLGDRYGRRLLFISGVVVFAAGSLLCGLSTSMTMLIAARILQGLGGTMLAPASLALIGACFEGADRGKAIGSWSGLTAVATAIGPVAGGAIVDHFGWRWVFFINLPIALAVVLLTLRHVPESRDEGERGTPDIVGSLLVTAGLAGIVYAFVASGQDGWDAMTFASLGAGAVALAAFVMFESKTLNPILPLSLFARRDFTGVNVLTLLLYAALSGLFYFVPFVMIQIDGYPATLAGAAMLPFIVLMVLLSRFSGALSYSLGPRTLLVAGPLITAAGFALFAVLPKLQFWSGIVPAIAVVGLGMGLTVAPLTATLLESVPEGRVGLASGINNATSRVAGLLAIAVLGALLSAVFNARLDPRLDSLSPQQRHDVQAQRSALAAAQLHDPAEIEAVHDSYAEGFRMVAFACSGLTVLSAAVAALTLPKTHRK; encoded by the coding sequence ATGCCCGATCGCGGACGCGCGTCCCAGCCATGGATCCTCGCGGCGACGATCCTGGGCTCCAGCCTCGTCTTCATCGACGGCACCGTCGTGGCGATCGCCTTGCCGGTGCTCCAAGAAACGTTTCACGCCTCCGCCACGTCCGCGCAGTGGGTGGTGGAAGCCTACACGTTAGTGCTCGGGGCGTTAATGTTGCTGGCCGGCGGCCTTGGCGACCGTTATGGACGGCGACTCCTTTTCATATCCGGCGTCGTCGTGTTTGCCGCCGGCTCGCTTCTTTGCGGCTTGTCAACCTCGATGACGATGCTGATCGCCGCGCGCATTTTACAAGGTCTTGGCGGAACGATGCTCGCGCCGGCCAGTTTAGCCCTCATCGGCGCCTGTTTCGAAGGTGCGGATCGCGGTAAGGCCATCGGAAGCTGGTCGGGTCTAACGGCGGTCGCGACTGCGATTGGTCCCGTTGCCGGCGGCGCTATCGTCGATCACTTTGGATGGCGGTGGGTCTTTTTCATCAATCTTCCGATCGCACTTGCCGTCGTGCTGCTGACGTTGCGGCACGTTCCGGAGAGCCGTGACGAAGGCGAGCGCGGCACGCCCGACATCGTCGGGTCGCTGCTCGTCACGGCCGGACTCGCCGGCATCGTCTACGCGTTCGTCGCTTCGGGCCAAGACGGCTGGGATGCCATGACGTTTGCGAGTCTTGGCGCCGGAGCGGTGGCGTTGGCGGCGTTCGTGATGTTCGAAAGCAAAACGCTCAATCCGATCCTTCCGCTCTCGCTCTTTGCGCGCCGCGATTTCACCGGCGTCAACGTGCTGACGCTTCTGCTGTACGCCGCGCTGAGCGGTCTCTTTTATTTCGTGCCGTTCGTGATGATTCAGATCGACGGCTATCCGGCCACGCTCGCCGGCGCGGCGATGCTGCCGTTCATCGTGTTGATGGTGCTGCTCTCACGCTTCTCCGGAGCGTTGTCGTATAGCTTGGGGCCGCGTACGCTGCTCGTCGCGGGTCCACTCATTACCGCCGCGGGTTTTGCCCTGTTTGCCGTGCTGCCGAAGCTGCAGTTCTGGAGCGGCATCGTTCCGGCGATCGCCGTCGTCGGGTTGGGAATGGGGCTGACGGTCGCACCGCTGACCGCGACGCTCTTGGAATCGGTTCCCGAGGGCCGCGTCGGCCTCGCGTCGGGTATCAACAACGCGACGTCGCGCGTCGCGGGGTTACTGGCAATCGCCGTGCTCGGCGCGCTGTTGAGCGCCGTCTTCAACGCGCGATTGGATCCGCGTCTGGATTCCCTGTCGCCGCAGCAGCGTCACGACGTGCAGGCACAACGCAGCGCGTTAGCCGCGGCGCAGTTGCACGACCCGGCCGAAATTGAGGCGGTACACGATTCTTACGCCGAGGGATTTCGCATGGTTGCGTTTGCGTGCTCGGGCCTGACGGTGCTCTCGGCCGCGGTTGCGGCGCTGACGCTGCCAAAGACGCATCGCAAGTGA
- a CDS encoding diguanylate cyclase, with amino-acid sequence MNRNERNLEIVRQTAEILSTGSGISETFERFCLMLAKFIEASVVFIAIKRRDGVFIDFAYDHGNAVHNPQSGRKISADSQTQRVIDTGQPIFLRTRLEIRGPIIPLKEVKDDESQSAIFVPLRFGNETIGVLSIQTTEQCAYSPDDLHLIETCALYVAVAVQAETMRGEKEALQSVASRDSLTGVASRRAFDQRLHEDWTRAQREDGVLSVLVMDVDWFKRFNDTYGHVAGDACLNQVAQAAQSCIVRESDLLARYGGEEFTAILWQTDATGAAVVAERVLNAVRALDVPHAESPIGRVTASIGVAGCKALAIADPQTLLKAADRALYAAKTAGRDRIHVDSLGGATATLAQPAARTNIRSQATALLGRAAEIAALNEAIKRSRIVTLVGKRGIGKTRVAVAAAQRRLYAYPDGTWLIDCSVVSGAALEEAVLAVLRVAQTADLSPRETLLDALKDRNALLVFDDCGDISSHVAGLCGAIARGASDVVMLATSDKPLGADGEETVELQAPSLGDAVALFVDRAQIANKAFDASEQDRHAIERICTILGNVPLAIELTGPRVRAMPVDHVLGILERENTDTSIDGLVRSSYEQLGDNARRLFERLSVFPALFTSGAARDICSGGDLEPWDVTDALDELVVANLVKRFDSGEAARYLVVDSARSYGREVLRERLERAAIQWRYIRYFRAVARRTSARIQSGNVEGGVDEARAEVENLDGALEYALNRRVDVSAGADIVIALHRFWVETGRLAEGRHWTDIALAVGLPMGPQVAEVLNAAAAVALFGGDMMRLSELSERLVAYHERGHDTLALARALNGLATASFHLGHDARAKSLFQRALKEYRKSGDRRGVAVVLMNLGALATETLSDVAGARALFNESLTLFRELGISPQTGIALSNLAAISIIEGDYEQALVYANESLIIFERLGNVAQATVGLIHIAQARLERGEIELARATLIAARERLRREPTIRNAIELNEILFLFACDCCAFDRAAELLGVTDAVREKHKLPRTALSLAASSNREREVRAHLGDLFDRHFEKGRKASAPEMDRVLDAVLSGAAGALAAGGASR; translated from the coding sequence ATGAACCGTAACGAACGGAATCTGGAGATCGTGCGGCAAACCGCCGAGATCCTCTCGACCGGCTCGGGTATATCCGAGACGTTCGAGCGCTTTTGTCTCATGCTCGCCAAGTTCATCGAGGCGTCGGTGGTGTTCATTGCCATCAAGCGTCGCGACGGCGTCTTCATCGACTTTGCCTACGACCACGGAAACGCCGTCCACAATCCGCAAAGCGGGCGCAAGATCAGCGCCGATTCGCAGACGCAGCGGGTGATCGATACCGGACAGCCGATCTTTCTTCGCACGCGCCTAGAGATTCGCGGTCCCATCATTCCGCTCAAAGAGGTCAAAGACGACGAGTCGCAGAGCGCAATCTTCGTTCCGCTGCGTTTCGGCAACGAGACGATCGGCGTGCTTTCGATTCAAACGACCGAACAGTGCGCGTACTCGCCCGACGATTTGCATCTGATCGAAACGTGCGCGCTGTACGTCGCCGTCGCCGTGCAAGCTGAGACGATGCGCGGCGAAAAGGAGGCACTGCAATCGGTTGCCTCGCGCGATTCTTTGACCGGCGTCGCGAGCCGGCGCGCCTTCGATCAACGTCTCCACGAAGATTGGACGCGCGCCCAGCGCGAGGACGGCGTGCTCTCAGTGCTCGTGATGGACGTCGACTGGTTCAAGCGCTTCAACGATACCTACGGGCACGTTGCCGGCGACGCGTGTCTCAATCAAGTGGCGCAGGCGGCGCAGTCGTGCATCGTTCGCGAGAGCGACTTGCTGGCGCGCTACGGCGGCGAAGAGTTCACGGCCATCCTCTGGCAGACCGACGCTACCGGTGCGGCCGTCGTCGCCGAACGCGTGCTCAACGCGGTGCGGGCGCTCGACGTTCCGCATGCAGAATCGCCGATCGGACGCGTGACCGCCAGCATCGGCGTCGCGGGCTGCAAAGCCCTGGCGATCGCCGATCCGCAAACGCTGCTCAAAGCCGCCGATCGCGCTCTCTATGCGGCGAAAACCGCCGGACGCGACCGCATCCACGTCGACTCGCTGGGCGGCGCCACGGCGACGCTCGCTCAACCGGCCGCGCGCACCAACATTCGATCGCAAGCCACCGCGCTCTTAGGGCGTGCGGCAGAAATTGCGGCGCTCAACGAGGCGATCAAGCGTTCGCGCATCGTCACGCTCGTGGGAAAGCGCGGAATCGGAAAGACGCGCGTTGCCGTAGCGGCCGCGCAACGCCGGCTCTACGCATATCCCGACGGTACCTGGCTCATCGACTGCAGCGTCGTTTCGGGAGCTGCGTTGGAAGAAGCCGTGCTGGCCGTGCTGCGCGTTGCCCAAACCGCCGATCTCTCCCCTCGGGAGACGCTTCTCGACGCGCTCAAGGACCGCAACGCCCTGCTCGTCTTCGACGATTGCGGGGACATTTCGTCACACGTCGCCGGTTTGTGCGGCGCGATCGCGCGCGGCGCGTCCGACGTCGTCATGCTCGCGACGAGCGACAAGCCGTTGGGTGCCGACGGCGAGGAGACCGTCGAATTGCAGGCGCCGAGCTTGGGCGATGCCGTCGCGCTGTTCGTCGACCGCGCCCAAATCGCAAACAAAGCTTTCGACGCGAGCGAGCAAGATCGCCATGCGATCGAGAGGATCTGCACGATTCTCGGAAACGTTCCGTTGGCCATCGAGCTGACCGGACCGCGCGTGCGAGCGATGCCGGTGGATCACGTGCTCGGCATTCTGGAACGCGAGAACACCGATACGTCGATCGACGGGCTGGTGCGTTCGAGTTACGAGCAGCTCGGCGACAACGCGCGCCGTCTGTTCGAGCGTCTATCGGTCTTTCCGGCACTCTTTACGTCGGGCGCGGCGCGCGATATTTGTTCGGGCGGCGACCTCGAACCGTGGGACGTTACCGACGCGCTCGACGAGCTTGTCGTGGCGAATCTCGTCAAGCGCTTCGACTCGGGTGAGGCGGCGCGCTATCTCGTCGTCGACAGCGCGCGAAGCTATGGTCGTGAAGTTTTGCGCGAACGTTTGGAACGAGCGGCGATTCAGTGGCGCTACATTAGATACTTTCGAGCCGTTGCGCGCCGCACTTCGGCCCGCATCCAGAGCGGTAACGTGGAGGGCGGTGTCGACGAGGCGCGCGCCGAGGTCGAAAATCTCGACGGCGCGCTCGAGTACGCGCTCAACCGACGCGTCGACGTTTCCGCGGGCGCCGATATCGTTATCGCGCTGCACCGGTTCTGGGTCGAGACCGGACGCTTGGCCGAAGGGCGCCATTGGACGGACATCGCGCTTGCGGTCGGCTTGCCGATGGGTCCGCAAGTCGCAGAGGTGCTCAACGCCGCCGCGGCCGTCGCGCTTTTCGGCGGCGACATGATGCGGCTGTCCGAGCTTAGCGAACGTCTCGTCGCCTATCACGAGCGCGGCCACGACACCCTCGCGTTGGCGCGCGCGCTCAACGGGCTGGCCACCGCGAGCTTCCACCTGGGCCATGACGCGCGAGCGAAGTCCTTGTTTCAGCGCGCCCTCAAAGAGTATCGAAAGTCCGGCGATCGCCGCGGAGTCGCCGTCGTTCTCATGAATCTCGGAGCGCTCGCCACCGAGACGCTTTCGGACGTCGCCGGTGCTCGCGCGTTGTTCAACGAGAGTCTGACGCTCTTTCGCGAGTTGGGCATCTCGCCGCAGACCGGCATCGCGCTCTCGAATTTGGCCGCTATTTCCATCATCGAAGGCGATTACGAGCAAGCGCTGGTGTACGCCAACGAGAGCCTCATCATCTTCGAGCGGTTGGGCAACGTCGCGCAAGCCACGGTCGGTTTGATCCACATCGCGCAAGCGCGTCTCGAACGGGGAGAGATCGAGCTCGCCCGCGCGACGCTGATCGCCGCTCGCGAACGCTTGCGGCGGGAGCCGACGATCCGTAACGCCATCGAACTCAACGAGATCTTGTTTTTGTTTGCGTGCGACTGCTGCGCGTTCGACCGGGCCGCCGAGCTGCTGGGAGTTACCGATGCGGTGCGGGAGAAGCACAAACTGCCGCGTACCGCCTTATCGCTGGCCGCATCGAGCAATCGGGAGCGAGAAGTGCGGGCGCATCTCGGCGATCTTTTCGATCGCCATTTCGAAAAAGGCCGTAAGGCCTCGGCGCCGGAAATGGATCGCGTGCTCGACGCAGTGCTTTCCGGAGCGGCCGGGGCTCTGGCCGCCGGCGGCGCTTCACGATAG
- a CDS encoding GMC family oxidoreductase, whose translation MTTSIPDPIAAGLRRGWHVIDASTIDRDVHLEADAVIVGTGAGGGMTAEILSEAGLRVVMIEEGPLRSSSDFHMLEREAYPLLYQSSAARQTKDKGITILQGRNVGGSTTVNWTSSFRTPPETLAYWRDRFGLATYAPEFLDPWFELVERRLSIHPWEVPPNENNAVLGRGAKKLGIPTAVIPRNVKGCWNLGYCGMGCPTNAKQSMLVTTIPSALDRGAVLVHHARAERFTLSGDDVSGLTCSALEPGDEKNRPYQITVTARAYVAAAGSIGTPALLLRSQIPNPHRRLGVRTFLHPVVLSAAVMPETVNGFSGAPQSIYSDHFLHTQPIDGPIGYKLEVPPIHPLLAAVTMPGFGDTGSKQMADFANTQVIIALMRDGFNDASPGGDVQLRHDHSPVLNYDITPYVWDGMRRSLLTMAEIQFAAGAKTVMPVHESARPYRTWNEAKGAIAELPMEILRCRVVSAHVMGGCAMGNDEHDAVVSGAGRHHFAGNLYVFDGSIFPTSLGVNPQLSIYGIVARNANELAASLTGKPLGRRIV comes from the coding sequence ATGACGACGTCCATTCCCGATCCGATCGCCGCCGGTTTGCGGCGCGGTTGGCACGTGATCGACGCGTCGACGATCGACCGCGACGTGCACTTGGAAGCCGACGCCGTCATCGTTGGAACCGGAGCCGGCGGCGGAATGACTGCCGAGATTTTGAGCGAGGCCGGCCTGCGCGTCGTCATGATCGAAGAAGGGCCGCTGCGCAGCTCGAGCGATTTCCACATGCTCGAGCGTGAAGCGTATCCGTTGCTCTATCAATCCTCGGCCGCGCGCCAGACCAAAGATAAAGGCATCACGATTCTGCAAGGCCGCAACGTCGGCGGATCGACGACGGTCAACTGGACGAGCAGCTTTCGGACGCCCCCCGAGACGCTCGCGTATTGGCGCGATCGCTTTGGCTTGGCAACGTACGCGCCGGAGTTTCTCGATCCGTGGTTCGAGCTGGTCGAGCGCCGGCTCTCGATCCACCCATGGGAAGTCCCGCCCAACGAAAACAACGCCGTCCTGGGGCGCGGGGCCAAAAAGCTCGGCATTCCAACTGCGGTCATTCCGCGCAACGTCAAAGGTTGCTGGAATCTCGGGTACTGCGGCATGGGTTGCCCGACCAACGCCAAACAATCGATGCTCGTCACGACGATCCCGTCTGCACTCGATCGCGGTGCGGTGCTCGTACACCACGCGCGCGCCGAACGTTTTACGCTCAGCGGCGACGACGTGTCGGGGTTGACCTGCAGCGCGCTCGAACCGGGCGACGAAAAGAATCGGCCCTACCAGATCACGGTCACGGCGCGAGCATACGTGGCGGCCGCCGGCTCGATCGGCACGCCGGCGCTCCTTCTGCGAAGCCAGATCCCTAATCCGCATCGTCGCCTAGGCGTGCGTACGTTTCTGCATCCGGTCGTTCTCTCGGCGGCCGTTATGCCCGAGACCGTCAACGGTTTCTCGGGCGCTCCGCAATCGATTTACTCCGACCACTTCCTGCACACGCAGCCCATCGATGGGCCGATCGGATATAAACTCGAGGTGCCGCCGATTCACCCGCTGCTCGCGGCGGTGACGATGCCCGGATTCGGCGACACCGGATCGAAACAAATGGCCGATTTTGCGAACACGCAAGTCATCATTGCCCTGATGCGCGACGGCTTCAACGACGCCAGTCCCGGCGGTGACGTCCAGCTGCGGCACGACCACTCGCCGGTGCTCAATTACGATATCACGCCCTACGTATGGGATGGAATGCGCCGCTCGCTGCTCACGATGGCCGAGATTCAGTTCGCGGCGGGTGCGAAGACCGTCATGCCGGTTCACGAATCGGCACGTCCGTATCGCACGTGGAACGAAGCCAAAGGGGCCATCGCCGAGCTGCCGATGGAAATTCTGCGATGCCGCGTCGTGAGCGCGCACGTGATGGGCGGTTGCGCGATGGGCAACGACGAACACGACGCCGTCGTCTCCGGAGCGGGACGTCACCACTTTGCGGGAAATCTGTACGTCTTTGACGGATCGATATTTCCGACGAGCTTGGGCGTCAATCCGCAGCTCTCGATCTACGGAATCGTCGCGCGCAACGCCAACGAGCTGGCTGCGTCGCTGACGGGCAAGCCGCTGGGGAGACGAATCGTCTAG
- a CDS encoding GNAT family N-acetyltransferase has product MNVFVTYLMLFDLSSPTRQRLRVAFEGNRVCGAVYFGRQLALACDDVALDAVAAEARRHRGERMIIGERSTVLGFWERVRGWHQKPRIIRDRQLVMAVDRAELRCFESGVEVRKARPSDWKEIAEGSAALIEQELDYDPRAASADFNANVREMIERDLWWVGESDGRLCFLCNVGPWCHKTAQLQGIWTAPDLRGRGLATASFSAICDRLLDHSPTLSLYVNDFNRNAIALYERVGYRHVADFQTILF; this is encoded by the coding sequence GTGAACGTTTTCGTCACGTATCTCATGCTCTTCGACCTCTCGTCCCCGACGCGACAGCGCTTGCGCGTTGCGTTCGAGGGCAACCGCGTCTGCGGGGCCGTCTACTTCGGCCGCCAGCTGGCGCTGGCGTGCGACGACGTCGCGCTGGATGCCGTCGCCGCGGAAGCTCGGCGCCATCGCGGCGAGCGCATGATCATCGGCGAGCGGTCGACCGTACTCGGCTTTTGGGAGCGCGTACGCGGTTGGCATCAAAAGCCGCGGATCATCCGCGACCGGCAACTGGTGATGGCAGTCGACCGAGCAGAGTTGCGATGCTTCGAAAGCGGGGTCGAAGTGCGCAAAGCGCGCCCGAGCGATTGGAAAGAGATCGCCGAGGGGTCGGCCGCGTTGATCGAACAAGAGCTCGATTACGATCCGCGCGCCGCGTCGGCCGACTTCAACGCCAACGTTCGCGAGATGATCGAGCGCGATTTGTGGTGGGTCGGCGAGAGCGACGGCCGTCTGTGCTTTCTCTGCAACGTCGGTCCGTGGTGCCATAAAACCGCGCAGCTTCAAGGCATTTGGACGGCGCCGGATCTTCGCGGCCGCGGTCTGGCTACCGCGAGTTTTTCGGCAATCTGCGACCGGCTACTCGACCACTCGCCGACGCTCTCGCTCTACGTCAACGATTTCAATCGCAACGCGATCGCGCTCTACGAACGGGTGGGATACCGGCACGTCGCCGATTTTCAAACGATCCTGTTCTAG
- a CDS encoding anti-sigma factor produces the protein MNDRPDHAMLDEVAVYALGSLPAAEARRVRAHIASCPQCQDEYHRLRSTASLVGLAAETEGDARNCPSTLLKPRIMRAIAQQPAPARATSPGPKMWPAYLVAAACLVIAIVSSMANISLSAQNRQMQAELSRSADGTKKLAQSLNQTRTTLADLLSGDAKHYDVDGGQIVTRGSHVYIAMRSLPQPPHGKVYQAWTLAKGAKKVAPSYTFVPDPNGIAVVTLPVDARTMAAVAISVEPEGGSKQPTSKPIAIVPLT, from the coding sequence GTGAACGACCGCCCCGATCACGCGATGCTCGACGAAGTCGCGGTCTATGCGCTTGGCTCGCTGCCGGCGGCCGAGGCTCGGCGCGTGCGCGCACACATCGCCTCGTGCCCGCAGTGCCAAGACGAGTACCATCGCCTGCGCTCCACGGCCTCTCTCGTGGGATTGGCCGCCGAAACGGAAGGCGACGCACGCAACTGTCCCAGCACGCTGCTCAAACCTCGCATCATGCGCGCCATCGCCCAGCAGCCGGCACCCGCTCGTGCGACGTCACCAGGGCCGAAGATGTGGCCCGCGTATCTGGTCGCTGCGGCGTGTCTGGTCATCGCGATCGTCTCGTCGATGGCGAACATTTCGCTGAGCGCTCAAAACCGTCAGATGCAAGCCGAACTATCGCGCAGCGCCGACGGGACCAAGAAGCTCGCGCAGTCGCTCAATCAAACGCGCACGACGCTTGCCGACTTGTTGAGCGGCGACGCAAAGCATTACGACGTCGACGGCGGCCAGATCGTTACGCGCGGCAGTCACGTGTACATCGCCATGCGATCGCTCCCGCAGCCGCCGCACGGGAAAGTCTACCAGGCCTGGACGCTCGCCAAAGGCGCCAAGAAGGTTGCGCCGTCGTACACGTTCGTTCCGGACCCCAACGGCATTGCGGTCGTTACCCTTCCCGTCGACGCGCGCACGATGGCTGCCGTAGCGATTTCCGTCGAGCCCGAGGGCGGCAGCAAGCAGCCGACCAGCAAACCGATCGCCATCGTTCCGCTGACGTGA
- a CDS encoding sigma-70 family RNA polymerase sigma factor — protein sequence MIDDAAALVARVRRRDMRAFEALYDAHHRIVYGVALRVLGDAHGAEDVLQTVFLKIWNSPELFRGGNFGAWIVRVTRNRALDVLRGRAARNEGELPEALPEEEAIEDVAFSHIDAARVRAALAGLPPEQREAIEMGFFDGITHDEIARRCNIPLGTIKTRIRSGLRKLRAMLENAVVA from the coding sequence GTGATCGATGATGCTGCCGCGCTCGTCGCGCGAGTAAGGCGGCGCGACATGCGAGCCTTCGAGGCGCTGTACGACGCGCATCATCGTATCGTTTACGGCGTGGCGCTGCGCGTCCTTGGTGACGCTCACGGAGCCGAGGACGTTTTGCAAACCGTATTCTTGAAAATCTGGAACTCGCCCGAGCTGTTTCGCGGCGGCAACTTCGGCGCGTGGATCGTGCGCGTGACGCGTAACCGCGCGCTCGACGTGTTGCGCGGCCGGGCGGCTCGCAACGAGGGGGAGCTGCCCGAAGCGCTCCCGGAAGAGGAAGCGATCGAGGACGTCGCGTTCTCGCACATCGACGCCGCACGCGTGCGCGCCGCGCTTGCCGGCCTTCCTCCCGAACAACGCGAGGCGATTGAAATGGGTTTCTTCGACGGCATTACGCACGACGAGATCGCGCGCCGCTGCAACATTCCGCTCGGGACGATCAAAACGCGCATCCGGTCGGGCCTTCGCAAGCTGCGTGCGATGCTCGAGAACGCGGTGGTAGCGTGA